Part of the Streptomyces sp. NBC_01460 genome, GGCTTCACGAACAGCAAGAAGTGGACCGCCAACGGCAAGCCCATCGCCGACATCATCGCGGCCGAACCGAAGCTGCAGGCGATCCTCGCCCAGCAGCGCATCGGCACCCTGAAGCCGACGGCCCCGGTCCGCCTGGCCACCGGCGTGCAGGACGACATCGTCGGACACAAGCAGGCCAGGCAGCTCGCGGTGGACTGGTGCCGCAAGGGGGGCGACGTGACGTACGAGGCCGTCCAGCTGCCCAACCTCGGCGACAAGCTCCTCACCAACCACCTCGCCCCGCTCCTCACCGACCAGGGCAGCGCCATCTCCTGGCTGACCGACCGGCTCTCCGGGAAGAGGACCGTCTCCAACTGCTGGTCCATGCCGCTCCAGCCCTGACGTCTCCCACCCCGTGACCCCCGAGGCCGCGGCGCGTCCGTTCCGCGGATGCCGCCGCGGTCTCGCGTATCTTCACGCATGCGTTCACGCGGGGAGCTGCGCCCGGGGTGGCTGACCCGTAGTCTGGTTATTGGACTAGACCTGTAGTCCGTAGCCGCTCCGAGGGAATGGAACACCATGAGCAACCGTGCAGTCCTGGAGGTGATCGCTCTCGACGCCGAGGACGCGGTCGCGGCGCAGGAGGGCGGTGCTGACCGCCTCGAACTGGTCACCGACATGGCGGCCGACGGCCTGACGCCCCCGCTCGCGGTCTTCGAGGAGATCCGGGCCGCCGTCGACATCCCGCTGAGGGTCATGCTCAGGGTCGCGGACGGATTCGCCGCGGGTGACATCGGTGTCCTCGTGGACAAGGCCCGCGCGCTGCGCGCCGCGGGCGCCGAGGAATTCGTCCTCGGCTTCCTCGACGAGGGCGGCCACGCCGACCTGGTGGCCGTCGAGCGCCTCGTCGCCGAGCTCGACGGCCGCCCCTGGACCTTCCACCGCGCCATCGACCGCGCCGCCGACCGTGACGTGCTGCGCAAGCACCTCGCCGACCTGCCGGGGCTGGACACCTACCTCACGGCGGGCTCGCCGCGCGGCGTCGACGACGGCATGGAGACGCTGCTCGCCGAAGCGGCGCACGCGGACCTGCCCGGCTACGAACCGCAGATCATGGTGGGCGGCGGCCTGCGCCTGGACCACCTGCCGCGTCTGCGCGACGCGGGCATCGAGGCCTTCCACATCGGAGGGGCGGCCCGCCCGGGCGGCTGGGACGGTCCGGTGGACGCCGGGGCGGTACGGGAGTGGCGTACGGCGCTCGACAGCTGACGGGTGGGCGCGGCCGACGCGTCACCCGTTCCCCCACTCCGGGGTGCCGCGGCGCCGGGACCGGCTTTGAATGCTGGTGTCCCAGGTGCCCGGCCCAGCCCCGGAGTCCGCATGTCGCATCCGCAGCCCGCACGCGATCCCGGCACCGCCGCGCGGCGGACGGGGACGCTGCACGCGACCGGTGCCTGGTGCGCGCGCCACTTCGTGATCGTCTTCGTGCTGTGGCTGGCCGCGCTCGCCGTGCTCCAGGTCCTGCACCACACCTGGGGCGGCGACTACTCCGACGACTTCTCGATCTCCGGGACCCAGTCGCAGGAGGGCCTCGACGTACTGGAGGCGCACGCCCCCTCGGCCGGCGGCTACAGCAGCCAGGTGGTCGTGCACGACGCCGACGCGTCGCTCACCGGACTGAGCAGCCAGATGTCCACGGTCGTGGACAGCCTCCAGAAGCTGCCCGACGTGCTCTCCGTCCAGAACCCCCTGACCGCCCAGAGCAGTACGAGCGGCCCGGATGTGGGACCGCTCTCCGGCGACGGGAGGACGGCGTACATCACCGTCCGGTTCAGTGAGCAGCCCTCCACCCTGGGGTCGGGGTACCTCGACGGGGTGGACTCGGCGGTGCAGCCGCTGCGGGCGGCGGGCGCCGAGGTGGAGTACGGAGGCTCGCTGGGCGAGCTGGCCCGGCCCGCCGCGAACGACCGCATCAGCGAGGCCATCGGTTTCGGGGTCGCCGTGGTGGTGCTGCTGATCGGCTTCGGCAGCCTCGTGGCCGCCCTGCTGCCGCTCGTCACCGCCCTCGTCTGCGTGGTCTGCGGGCTCGCCCTGCTGGGCCTGCTGGCCGCGGCGACGACCTTCGCGACGGTGTCGCCGACCCTGGCCACGATGATCGGGCTCGGCGTCGGCATCGACTACGCCCTCTTCCTGGTCACCCGGCACCGTCAGAACGTCATGGACGGCACGGACCCGGTGGCCGCTGCCGGGGCGGCCACCGCCACCAGCGGCCGGGCCGTGCTGCTGTCCGGGTGCACGGTGATCATCGCCCTCTGCGGGCTGTGGGTCTCCGGGATCGACTTCATCGGCAAGCTCGGGCTGGCGGCCGCCGTCACCGTCGTCACGGCCGTGCTCGGGGCGCTGACCCTGGTGCCGGCCGTGCTCGGGCTGATGGGGCGGCAGATCGACCGGATCCACGTCCGGAAGCCGATCGCCGAGGTGGAGACCGGCGGGGAGCCCCGTACCCCGAAGGCCGTGGAGCCCTCGGAGCCCGTGGAGCCCTCGGAGCCCGTGGGGCCCTCGGAGTCCGTGGATCCTCGTGGGGCGGCGGACGACCAGGAGCGGGCGGCGCACGGCACGTGGCACCGGTACGCGCAGCGGGTCGAGCGCCGGCCGTGGTGGTTCCTGGCCACCGGGGTGGTCGTGCTGGCCGTCCTCGCCTTCCCGCTCTTCTTCATCCAGCTCGGGCACATCGGGGACGGTGCCGACCCCCGATCCTTCACCGACCGGCGCGCCTACGACCTCATGTCCTCGGCTTTCGGGCCGGGCTCGAACGGCCCGCTGACACTCGTGATCGACCAGACCAAGGTCTCCCAGGACGACCGGTCCGCGCTGGAGAGCCAGGCGAAACAGGCGCTGGCCAAGGTGCCGGACGCGGCCCTCATCACCCCGCTCACCCCCACCTCGGACGGCGACGTCCTCACCGCCACCGCCTACTCCGTCGCCGCACCGCAGGACGCGCGGACCACCGGCCTGGTCAACCGCATGAAGCACGACGTGCTGCCCGACGCGGTGTCCGGGACGGCCGCGAGCGGCTACGTGACCGGCACGACGGCCGCCCAGGTCGACTTCCTGGACATCGTCTCCAGCAGGCTGCCCCTGATCATCGCCGTGGTGGTCGCCCTCGCCTTCCTCGTCATCCTGGCCGTGTTCCGCGGGCTGCTCGTCGCGGTCAAGGCGGCCGTGCTCAACGTGCTGTCGATCGCCGCCTCGTACGGGGTCGTGGTCGCCGTCTTCCAGTGGGGCTGGGGCGGACCCGCGCTCGGGGTCTCGGGAGACGTGCCGATCGAGAGCTACGTACCGATGATGATGTTCGCCATCGTCTTCGGTCTCAGCATGGACTACGAGATCTTCCTCCTGTCCCGGATCCACGAGGCGTGGGTGGCCACCAGGGACCCCAGGGCGAGCGTGGCGCACGCCCTGGAGATCACCGCGCGGGTCATCACCTGCGCCGCCCTGATCATGGTCAGCGTCTTCGCCGCCTTCATCATCAGCGACAACATCGTCGTGAAGATGCTGGGCCTCGGCCTCGCCGCCAGCGTCCTCATCGACGCCACCGTCGTACGGCTGCTGCTGGTGCCCGCCGTCATGACCCTGCTCGGCCGGGCCGCCTGGTGGACGCCGCGATGGCTGGACGGGATCCTGCCGCACCTCGACGCGGAAGGACCGGAGAACCGGGAACCACACACGCCCGCCGTTCGTCACTCAGAGTAGGCATACGAACGGGAGTGGACGATGTCGGTCACGCTGGGCGAAGAGATCATGCTGCTGTCCCTGGACGACGAGTCCGGGGCGGCCAAGGACCGGGAGGCCGCCGGCTGGGCGGTCGCGGGCGGGATCGTGCTCGAACTCGCCCTGGCGGGACGGCTCGCCGTCGCCGAGGGGCGGCTGGAGGTGGCCGACCGGACGCCCACGGGCACCGGCCTCCTCGACGAGCGGCTCGGCCTGATCGACGCCTGGGCGGCGAAGAAGAGCAGAGCTCCCAAGGTGACGGACTGGCTGACGAAGGACCACGGCAGAGCGGTCGGAGCCACGATCGAGAGCCTCCGCGCCCGAGGGCTCGTGAGCGAGGAGCAGCGCAAGGTGCTGGGCCTCTTCCCGGTGCGCCGCTACCCGGAGGCCGACGGCGCCCCCGAGCGCGAGCTGCGGGAGCGCCTGGCCTCGGTGGTGCTGCGTGGCGCGGATCCGGACGACCGCACGGCCGGTCTCATCGCCCTGATACACGCCGCCAAGCTGCACCGCCTCGCGTTCCCGGAGGTCCCGGCGCGGGAGGTGACGCCGCGCATGGAGAAGATCGCGGACGGCCGGTGGGCGGGCGACGAGGTCCGCACGGCGATCCGCACCATGCAGGCGGCGATGGTGGCGGTCACCGTGCTGACCACGGTGACGGTGATCGGCTGACCTGACGACGGGCCGGCCGGTCCGGTCGGTCGGCCGTCCGGGCGCCCGGACGGCCGACCGACCCCGCTACCCCAGCTGCTCCGGCAGCGGGGCCGCGTGCAGGACCACGAGCCCCGAGACCGCACGGGTCAGGGCCACGTACAGACGGCGCAGGCCGGTGCGCTCGTCGGGCTCGCCGTCGACCACGGCCGCGGGCTCGTCCAGGACGACGTAGTCGTACTCGAGTCCCTTCGCGAGCGAGGCCGGGACGAGCGTCAGCCGGGATTCCGCCGTCGTCTCCTCACCGGGGGAGAGGACGCTGTGGCCCGCCTCCGCGAGCGCCGCCGACAGCGCCGGGATGCGGGCGTCGGCGGCGATCAGGCCGATCGAGCCCTCGTGGCGCAGCGACTCCTCGCACGCCGCGACCACCGCGGCGTCCAGGTCGTCCGCCGCGACCTCGCGCACCGCCAGCGAGCCCGGCGTCTCACGCACCGACTCCACGGGGGCGAGGCCCGGGGAGATCGCGGGGAGGAGACGGGAGGCGTACGCGATCACTTCACGCGGCACACGGAAGCCGGCCGTCAGCTCCTCCACGACCGCGTCCGCCTTGCCGAGGTGGAACAGCGCCTGTTCCCAGCTCTGCGTCGACCACGGGGTCGTCCCCTGGGCCAGGTCGCCGAGCACCGTCGCCGAACCGGTCGAGCAGCGCCGGCCCACCGCGCGGTACTGCATCGGGGACAGGTCCTGGGCCTCGTCGATGACGACATGGCCCAGCGAGTGGGTGCGGGCCACGAGGTCGGCCGCCTCGTCGATCAGGACCGCGTCCGCCGCCGACCACTTCGCCGACTTCACACTGCGCGCGGGCCTGGCCATCAGGATCTGCTTCTGCTCGTCGCCCGTGAGGATCCCCTCCGCGTGCGCCGCCAGGAAGTCCGCGTCCGTGAGGAGCCGCAGCACCAGCTTCGCCGGCTCCACCGCGGGCCAGACCGCCTTCACGGCGGCCTTCACGGCCGGATTGCGCGCCACCGCGTTCTGCACCCGGTCGTCCGGTGCCTCGCCCGCCTCCTCCATCCGCACCAGGACCGCGTGCGCGATGCGCTGCGGGAGAGCCTCGTGGGCCGCCCCGTACCGCATGTCCCGGGCCAGCAACTCGTCGACCATATGGGCGACTTCATGGGCCGGGACCCTCCAGCGGCGGGAGCCGCGCACCACCACGACCGGCTCGGCCGGGGGCGTCACGTGCGAGCGGATCGCCCGCCGCAGGACCTCCGCCATCCGGGCGTCGCCCTTGATCACCGCCGCGGCCGCCTCGTCGGTGCCGCGCACCTCGACGCGCGCCGTCACCAGGTCCTCGACGGTCGCCTGCTGCACCTCCAGCTCGCCGAGCGCGGGCAGGACCTGCTCGATGTAGTGGAGGAACGACCGGTTCGGGCCGATGACGAGGGTGCCGGTGCGGGCGAGGCGGTCGCGGTGCGCGTACAGGAGGTAGGCGACACGGTGCAGGCCGACGGCCGTCTTCCCGGTGCCGGGGCCTCCCTGGACGCAGACCGACCCGCCCAGGCCGCTGCGGACGATCTCGTCCTGCTCGGGCTGGATCGTCGCGACGATGTCACGCATCGGCCCCACACGGGGCCGTTCGATCTCCGCCTGGAGGAGCTTGCTGGTCTGCTCGGTCTCCGCGGGGTCGGTGAGGTGCTCGTCCTCGTACGCGGTCAGCTCGCCCCCGGTGTAGCCGAAGCGGCGGCGCCGGTCGACGTCCAGCGGGTTGTTCCTGGAGGCCTGGTAGAAGGGCTGCGAGACCGGGGCGCGCCAGTCGATGACCATCGGGTCGCCGTGGGCGTCGTGGACGTGGCGCCGCCCGATGTAGAACCGCTCGCCCTCCGCGCCCTCCGCCTTCTCGGCGCCGACCACGTGGAGGTAGTCGAGGCGGCCGAAGAACAGCGGGGTGTGGGAGAGGTCGGCGAGCGCCTTGATGCGGTCGTCGATCTGAGCCTGCAGAACGGCGGCGTTGACCCAGTTCGCGGTGACATCGCGGATGTCGAGCGCCTGTACGTCCTCGCGCATGGCGCGCAGCGCGGCACGGGACGCGGCGAGGTGCGCCCGCTCCCTGACCAGTGGATTGCTTGACTCTTCGTGCGCGGGCACGGTGTTGCCTCCGGCTTTTCGACGCAGGACGGCGGACAGGGCACACCGCCCTGTCCGCTCGGGGACGTTCACACGCGGATGCGCACGCGCGTGGGCGCGTGCGGCGGTTGTCGGCCGGTTTCCGTCCGGTCGGCGGCGCTCCCCCGGCTGCCGGCCGCTCGAAGGGCTGGCCGGTACCACGGTGCGGGAGGCGGGCAGACCGGCGATTGTAGCGATCGCGGACCCCGGGGGCGAACGAATTGGCGCGGTGCCGTCTCCGTCCCGTACGCGGTGCCGTCTCCGTCCCGTAGGGGACGGCATGCGACCTGGGGCCTACCCGCGCCCGCCCGCGCTTCGGCCCGCAGACCGATGCCGGAGGGCACCCGGGCGGAGCACCATGGATACATGAGCAGCCTTTATCTGAACCCGGACAGGACCGGCCCCGCGCACGGCGCGACCGCGGCGACCGGTCACCCACGAAGCCACCGCATGGGAAACGCGGTGCGCGCCGTTTCCGTGTTCGCGCGCACCGCGTTCGGTGTGGCCGTGCTCGGTGAGTACGCGGAGGAGGCGGGCGTCGTCCGCCGCCACCGCTGATCCGCCGCCGCTCGTCCCTGCCGCCGCTGATCCCTCCCGGAGATTCCTGTCAGCTCT contains:
- a CDS encoding HelD family protein — its product is MPAHEESSNPLVRERAHLAASRAALRAMREDVQALDIRDVTANWVNAAVLQAQIDDRIKALADLSHTPLFFGRLDYLHVVGAEKAEGAEGERFYIGRRHVHDAHGDPMVIDWRAPVSQPFYQASRNNPLDVDRRRRFGYTGGELTAYEDEHLTDPAETEQTSKLLQAEIERPRVGPMRDIVATIQPEQDEIVRSGLGGSVCVQGGPGTGKTAVGLHRVAYLLYAHRDRLARTGTLVIGPNRSFLHYIEQVLPALGELEVQQATVEDLVTARVEVRGTDEAAAAVIKGDARMAEVLRRAIRSHVTPPAEPVVVVRGSRRWRVPAHEVAHMVDELLARDMRYGAAHEALPQRIAHAVLVRMEEAGEAPDDRVQNAVARNPAVKAAVKAVWPAVEPAKLVLRLLTDADFLAAHAEGILTGDEQKQILMARPARSVKSAKWSAADAVLIDEAADLVARTHSLGHVVIDEAQDLSPMQYRAVGRRCSTGSATVLGDLAQGTTPWSTQSWEQALFHLGKADAVVEELTAGFRVPREVIAYASRLLPAISPGLAPVESVRETPGSLAVREVAADDLDAAVVAACEESLRHEGSIGLIAADARIPALSAALAEAGHSVLSPGEETTAESRLTLVPASLAKGLEYDYVVLDEPAAVVDGEPDERTGLRRLYVALTRAVSGLVVLHAAPLPEQLG
- a CDS encoding copper homeostasis protein CutC, which translates into the protein MSNRAVLEVIALDAEDAVAAQEGGADRLELVTDMAADGLTPPLAVFEEIRAAVDIPLRVMLRVADGFAAGDIGVLVDKARALRAAGAEEFVLGFLDEGGHADLVAVERLVAELDGRPWTFHRAIDRAADRDVLRKHLADLPGLDTYLTAGSPRGVDDGMETLLAEAAHADLPGYEPQIMVGGGLRLDHLPRLRDAGIEAFHIGGAARPGGWDGPVDAGAVREWRTALDS
- a CDS encoding GOLPH3/VPS74 family protein, translated to MSVTLGEEIMLLSLDDESGAAKDREAAGWAVAGGIVLELALAGRLAVAEGRLEVADRTPTGTGLLDERLGLIDAWAAKKSRAPKVTDWLTKDHGRAVGATIESLRARGLVSEEQRKVLGLFPVRRYPEADGAPERELRERLASVVLRGADPDDRTAGLIALIHAAKLHRLAFPEVPAREVTPRMEKIADGRWAGDEVRTAIRTMQAAMVAVTVLTTVTVIG
- a CDS encoding MMPL family transporter, which codes for MSHPQPARDPGTAARRTGTLHATGAWCARHFVIVFVLWLAALAVLQVLHHTWGGDYSDDFSISGTQSQEGLDVLEAHAPSAGGYSSQVVVHDADASLTGLSSQMSTVVDSLQKLPDVLSVQNPLTAQSSTSGPDVGPLSGDGRTAYITVRFSEQPSTLGSGYLDGVDSAVQPLRAAGAEVEYGGSLGELARPAANDRISEAIGFGVAVVVLLIGFGSLVAALLPLVTALVCVVCGLALLGLLAAATTFATVSPTLATMIGLGVGIDYALFLVTRHRQNVMDGTDPVAAAGAATATSGRAVLLSGCTVIIALCGLWVSGIDFIGKLGLAAAVTVVTAVLGALTLVPAVLGLMGRQIDRIHVRKPIAEVETGGEPRTPKAVEPSEPVEPSEPVGPSESVDPRGAADDQERAAHGTWHRYAQRVERRPWWFLATGVVVLAVLAFPLFFIQLGHIGDGADPRSFTDRRAYDLMSSAFGPGSNGPLTLVIDQTKVSQDDRSALESQAKQALAKVPDAALITPLTPTSDGDVLTATAYSVAAPQDARTTGLVNRMKHDVLPDAVSGTAASGYVTGTTAAQVDFLDIVSSRLPLIIAVVVALAFLVILAVFRGLLVAVKAAVLNVLSIAASYGVVVAVFQWGWGGPALGVSGDVPIESYVPMMMFAIVFGLSMDYEIFLLSRIHEAWVATRDPRASVAHALEITARVITCAALIMVSVFAAFIISDNIVVKMLGLGLAASVLIDATVVRLLLVPAVMTLLGRAAWWTPRWLDGILPHLDAEGPENREPHTPAVRHSE